One genomic window of Halovivax cerinus includes the following:
- a CDS encoding CARDB domain-containing protein: MSNSTRGRGIGVVLVTIVIVLATVAIGLGSTAATASNAMGTAGADEVDIACTEGAGGGAVYVTDSGLAVTDNDSAANESYPTFPDDRTVTLGDGNTDSISFTAAGESSLRVEKRNGTLTCLVAVNATEHAITIAPNNASNVTVNGSLDAFAFDEIDFDADDETDLVTDANETVSVIVHDTGLDEGETVTVESLDSDAVDEDFDVDGEGDLSLDIPSGTHDLALSTASGGGGGGGLPPPPPDTGGDDDPASFELSDLELDTEELQIGETVTVTATVTNVGDETGSHDVKLAVDGETVADTSVTLTGGSSESVSLSTTLEETGTRELTVGGESVGTVTVTDPDDTDGSDATSPDGGDGGDADGEDGTDRGGIVFGLGAVIALLAVGGGVAIYLRQ, from the coding sequence ATGAGCAATTCGACGCGCGGTCGAGGAATCGGTGTCGTCCTCGTAACGATCGTCATCGTGCTCGCGACGGTCGCCATCGGCCTCGGTTCGACTGCAGCTACCGCGAGTAACGCTATGGGTACTGCGGGTGCCGATGAGGTAGATATCGCGTGCACCGAAGGCGCGGGCGGAGGCGCGGTCTACGTCACCGACAGCGGACTCGCGGTGACGGACAACGACTCCGCCGCGAACGAATCATATCCGACGTTCCCGGACGACCGAACCGTGACCCTGGGCGACGGGAACACCGACTCCATCTCGTTCACCGCGGCGGGTGAGTCGTCCCTCAGAGTGGAGAAGCGAAACGGGACGCTCACGTGTCTGGTAGCCGTAAACGCCACGGAACACGCGATCACGATCGCACCAAACAACGCGTCAAACGTAACTGTCAACGGGTCGCTCGACGCGTTCGCGTTCGACGAAATCGACTTCGACGCGGACGACGAGACGGACCTGGTGACTGACGCGAACGAAACCGTGTCCGTGATCGTCCACGACACCGGACTGGACGAGGGCGAGACCGTGACGGTCGAGAGTCTCGACTCTGACGCCGTGGACGAGGACTTCGACGTCGACGGCGAGGGCGATCTCTCGCTCGATATTCCATCGGGAACGCATGATCTGGCGCTGTCGACAGCCTCGGGTGGCGGTGGTGGCGGAGGACTGCCACCACCGCCACCGGATACCGGCGGTGACGACGACCCGGCGTCGTTCGAACTCTCCGATCTCGAACTCGATACGGAGGAACTCCAGATCGGCGAGACGGTGACGGTGACGGCCACCGTGACCAACGTCGGCGACGAGACCGGTTCGCACGACGTGAAACTGGCGGTCGACGGCGAGACCGTCGCGGACACGTCGGTCACACTCACCGGCGGAAGCTCCGAATCGGTGTCGCTGTCCACGACGCTCGAGGAGACCGGGACGAGGGAACTGACGGTCGGCGGAGAGTCCGTCGGGACGGTTACCGTGACCGATCCCGACGACACCGACGGATCGGACGCGACGAGTCCGGACGGTGGAGACGGCGGAGACGCGGACGGGGAAGACGGGACCGACCGCGGTGGCATCGTGTTCGGTCTCGGTGCCGTGATCGCGCTGCTCGCTGTCGGTGGCGGTGTCGCCATCTATCTGCGCCAGTGA
- a CDS encoding D-2-hydroxyacid dehydrogenase has product MRTHEILIPHRYDRADRERLAVRFDELDDADVTVATTPDETLSGIETATIAVSSSVPHEWLERESDLEWVQGTTAGYDHFDLDALSEAGVALTTATGVHGQPIGEWALGAMLGIERDLFAARDRQRDAVWLRDSGGELASRTVGIVGLGAIGGRIAELASAVGCRVVGTKRDPSTAPDAVDAVFPADELDEVLRQAEYLVLACPLTDETRGLIDRDAMRTMPRDAVVVNIARGDVVDEDALVESLQQGRLAGAALDVFSTEPLPADSPLWDLPNVLVTPHVSGSTPHYYDRVAEIFAENFEHLAAGNPDGMRNRVV; this is encoded by the coding sequence ATGCGTACCCACGAGATCCTGATTCCCCACCGGTACGACCGGGCGGATCGCGAACGGCTCGCGGTCCGATTCGACGAACTCGACGACGCCGACGTCACCGTCGCGACCACGCCCGACGAGACGCTGTCGGGGATCGAGACGGCGACGATCGCTGTCTCGTCGAGTGTTCCCCACGAGTGGCTAGAGCGTGAATCCGACCTGGAGTGGGTCCAGGGAACGACTGCAGGCTACGATCACTTCGACCTCGACGCGCTCTCGGAGGCTGGCGTGGCGCTCACCACGGCCACCGGCGTCCACGGCCAACCGATCGGCGAGTGGGCCCTCGGCGCCATGCTCGGGATCGAGCGGGACCTGTTCGCCGCGCGCGACCGCCAACGCGACGCCGTCTGGCTCCGAGACAGCGGCGGCGAACTCGCGAGCCGGACCGTCGGTATCGTCGGGCTGGGCGCGATCGGCGGACGGATCGCCGAACTCGCCTCGGCCGTTGGCTGTCGCGTCGTCGGGACGAAGCGCGACCCGTCGACCGCGCCCGACGCCGTCGACGCGGTCTTCCCGGCGGACGAACTCGACGAGGTCCTCCGACAGGCCGAGTACCTGGTTCTTGCCTGCCCGCTCACCGACGAGACGCGCGGATTGATCGACCGCGACGCGATGCGCACCATGCCCCGCGACGCCGTCGTCGTGAACATCGCCCGTGGCGACGTCGTCGACGAGGACGCGCTGGTCGAATCCCTTCAACAGGGTCGCCTCGCCGGTGCCGCACTCGACGTCTTCTCGACCGAACCGCTCCCGGCCGACTCGCCGCTGTGGGACCTTCCGAACGTCCTCGTGACGCCCCACGTCTCGGGCTCGACGCCGCACTACTACGACCGGGTCGCCGAGATCTTCGCCGAGAACTTCGAACACCTCGCCGCGGGGAATCCTGACGGCATGCGAAACCGCGTGGTGTAG